A single window of Dendropsophus ebraccatus isolate aDenEbr1 chromosome 5, aDenEbr1.pat, whole genome shotgun sequence DNA harbors:
- the LOC138793891 gene encoding uncharacterized protein, whose protein sequence is MEPKSTRVPEPDRKMGNSGGGPIRHKEKQKSGKVLLPKPKGQSGGGGRANPAMEFPSSLRVSSISPVRKSTTENPSCSYSGNLHSSGMAKKKLVLSPKKADNRRSPPTTSKGRSSRPGPAKSPRDSTTPLSGLATEKSLLARRGLSPRVIDTMLSSKKDVTSSIYLKYWRKFCTWCGDIPPDPCKPNMPQILDFLQQGLDKGLSLSTLKVQVSALGCFFDSPIAEHRWVKRFFKAVSRLKPKISNLTPPWDLNLVLQALTQKPFEPIQELSTRFLTLKTIFLVAITSAKRVGEIQALSTEEPYLTVLDDRIVLKLNPSFLPKVVSNFHRSQDIILPSFCDPPKNDQEICFHTLDVRRAVLTYLQNTKTWRIDANLFLQFQGPNRGKKASKASISRWMKSAIAEAYKASNREVPKALKAHSTRAMSVSWAEKSAASLEQICRAATWSSPHTFYRHYKLNVATSQDLAFGRKVLQAVVPP, encoded by the coding sequence ATGGAGCCTAAATCAACAAGAGTTCCTGAACCTGACAGAAAGATGGGGAACTCCGGAGGTGGACCTATTCGCCACaaagaaaaacagaaaagtgGAAAGGTTTTACTCCCTAAACCCAAAGGACAATCCGGAGGCGGTGGACGCGCTAATCCAGCCATGGAATTTCCATCTAGCCTACGCGTTTCCTCCATTTCCCCTGTTAGGAAGAGCACTACAGAAAATCCTAGTTGCTCATACTCAGGTAATCTTCATAGCTCCGGTATGGCCAAAAAGAAGTTGGTTTTGTCTCCTAAAAAAGCTGACAATAGAAGGTCCCCTCCTACTACCTCAAAGGGAAGATCTTCTCGTCCAGGGCCCGCTAAATCACCAAGGGATTCAACAACTCCACTTAGCGGCCTGGCTACTGAGAAGTCCCTCCTAGCTCGCAGGGGCCTTTCGCCAAGAGTGATCGACACTATGCTAAGTAGCAAAAAGGATGTTACATCCTCCATTTACTTGAAATATTGGAGAAAATTCTGCACATGGTGTGGCGACATTCCCCCTGATCCCTGCAAACCGAACATGCCGCAAATACTGGACTTCCTACAACAAGGCCTGGATAAAGGACTTTCGCTTAGTACACTTAAGGTCCAGGTGTCTGCGTTAGGTTGCTTCTTCGATTCACCAATCGCGGAGCACAGGTGGGTTAAAAGATTTTTCAAAGCAGTTTCGAGGTTAAAACCGAAAATCTCGAACCTTACTCCACCCTGGGACTTAAACCTAGTCCTACAGGCACTAACCCAAAAACCTTTTGAACCTATCCAGGAATTGTCTACAAGATTTTTGACACTAAAGACCATTTTCTTAGTTGCCATAACATCGGCAAAAAGAGTCGGCGAGATCCAGGCACTCTCCACGGAAGAACCGTACCTTACGGTTCTAGACGATAGAATTGTCCTCAAGCTGAACCCGTCTTTCCTTCCTAAGGTGGTTTCAAATTTCCACAGGTCACAAGATATCATCTTGCCGTCCTTTTGTGATCCTCCTAAAAACGACCAGGAAATTTGTTTCCATACCTTAGATGTTCGCAGGGCAGTTCTCACTTATCTTCAAAATACCAAAACCTGGAGAATAGATGCTAATCTGTTTCTCCAATTTCAAGGCCCCAACAGGGGCAAGAAAGCTTCAAAGGCATCTATATCAAGATGGATGAAATCAGCAATCGCAGAAGCCTATAAAGCTTCAAATAGAGAAGTACCAAAAGCCTTAAAAGCTCATTCTACTCGAGCTATGTCTGTCTCCTGGGCAGAGAAATCTGCAGCTTCGCTTGAACAGATTTGCAGAGCGGCTACATGGTCATCCCCTCATACCTTCTATCGACACTACAAGCTAAACGTGGCCACGTCCCAAGATCTAGCGTTCGGACGAAAAGTGCTGCAGGCTGTGGTCCCCCCCTAA